In Raphanus sativus cultivar WK10039 chromosome 5, ASM80110v3, whole genome shotgun sequence, the following proteins share a genomic window:
- the LOC108861126 gene encoding transcription initiation factor TFIID subunit 4 isoform X1, whose product MDPSIFKLLEEDDEDESMHSKEEVDAFQASLIREIEGGNHSWSQQMKAQQQSVLANQDRELNPEDVSLSHHNQPQELLQPNPLCENHNMSVQRTHGVEQPVGSVNLGPTHLQVCELIRILIPQVDKDRGNQLPSLYYKFKSKEITKYRFLRKVRNIVGDRMTLWAVRKLQQQGDKGVKLPDGPNHYRESFTSADQSLIQSLTEDVSAKKSDTPGVHVNQLPSASLGILSSSATVHEFNNSERPTSLPLYSVPCQGPVTKDQSMSNEQTVAHVKQKLTGQSFDQVRKPCSLVRKDVSNVPMELSNNNPRRSNDDLVKQSSEMILSASTTHANFASASLKTQLDSSTMVNFSAPTATIPPGTIVRTIQGQKKTLEAQGSSLPPLSKRQKLYETSLAGSDKKLNDVTELSGINLMEEERELLSSLPKKNSRVFKSSRRVAHEEEGRTILQKGPLQRKLAEIMAKSGIKHIKNDVERCLSLCVEERMRELLCNIIRMSKQRTDPEKCRDRICITSDIRKQINEMNQKEKEEQERKHGGEQKLKNDTAKEDKRSEQVKANKEQAEKRAKAANDAALASVGGDNAFLKWKLMAEARQKPSSVLERNSKKISGGRRLGKKNYGSPKVVRSISVKDVIAVVEKEPQVSRSTLLYRLYNRICSDVPTQDMT is encoded by the exons ATGGATCCCTCCATTTTCAAGCTCCTCGAAGAAGATGACGAG GATGAATCTATGCACTCGAAGGAAGAAGTCGACGCGTTCCAGGCCTCTCTGATTCGAGAAATCGAAG GAGGAAACCATTCGTGGAGTCAGCAGATGAAAGCGCAACAACAATCTGTTTTAGCTAATCAAGACCGAGAATTAAATCCAGAAGATGTATCTCTTTCACACCACAACCAACCTCAGGAACTTCTTCAACCAAATCCACTCTGTGAGAATCATAATATGAGTGTTCAACGCACTCATGGGGTGGAACAGCCTGTTGGCTCTGTAAATCTTGGCCCCACGCACCTACAAGTCTGTGAATTGATTCGTATATTGATACCCCAAGTTGACAAAGATAGAGGGAATCAGCTCCCTAGCCTCTATTATAAATTCAAG AGtaaagaaattacaaaatacaGGTTCTTACGAAAAGTGAGGAATATTGTGGGTGATAGAATGACCTTATGGGCAGTTAGGAAACTGCAACAACAG GGAGATAAGGGAGTCAAATTACCTGATGGCCCAAACCATTACAGAGAGTCCTTTACTTCTGCTG ACCAATCCCTGATACAGTCTTTAACTGAAGACGTCAGTGCTAAAAAATCTGACACTCCTGGAGTTCATGTTAATCAACTTCCTTCAGCAAGTTTGGGCATCTTAAGCAGTTCAGCTACTGTGCACGAGTTCAACAATTCTGAGAGACCAACTTCCTTGCCTCTTTACTCTGTTCCTTGCCAAGGACCAGTCACCAAGGATCAGTCAATGAGCAATGAACAGACAGTGGCCCACGTGAAGCAGAAATTGACTGGTCAAAGCTTTGATCAGGTACGGAAGCCTTGTTCTTTGGTGCGGAAAGACGTGTCTAATGTTCCAATGGAACTGAGCAATAATAACCCAAGGAGGTCAAATGATGACTTAGTGAAGCAGTCTTCTGAAATGATTTTATCAGCATCCACCACCCATGCAAACTTTGCCTCTGCTTCATTGAAAACACAGCTGGACTCTAGCACAATG GTTAATTTCTCTGCTCCAACTGCGACCATTCCCCCAGGAACTATAGTAAGAACGATACAAGGTCAGAAAAAAACTCTGGAGGCACAAGGTTCTTCGCTACCACCATTGAG TAAGAGGCAAAAACTATATGAAACTTCTTTAGCTGGAAGTGATAAAAAGTTAAATGATGTTACGGAACTCAGTGGCATCAATCTTATG GAAGAGGAGAGAGAACTATTATCTTCTCTACCTAAAAAGAACAGTCGTGTTTTCAAATCATCTCGAAGAGTTGCTCATGAAGAGGAAGGAAGAACGATTTTGCAGAAAGGTCCACTACAGAGGAAGCTGGCAGAAATTA TGGCAAAAAGTGGTATAAAGCATATCAAGAATGATGTTGAGCGGTGCTTGTCTCTG TGTGTGGAGGAAAGGATGCGTGAACTCTTGTGCAATATAATCCGGATGTCAAAGCAG CGGACTGATCCCGAGAAGTGTAGAGATCGGATTTGTATCACATCTGATATCAGGAAACAAATCAACGAAATGAATCAGAAGGAAAAAGAGGAACAGGAAAGGAAACATGGTGGAGAACAAAAGCTTAAG AATGATACTGCAAAAGAAGATAAACGTTCAGAGCAAGTGAAG GCAAATAAGGAGCAAGCCGAGAAGAGAGCTAAGGCTGCAAATGATGCTGCCCTTGCATCCGTTGGAGGAGATAATGCGTTTCTAAAATGGAAACTTATGGCAGAAGCACGTCAGAAACCTTCTTCAGTGCTAGAAAGAAACTCCAAAAAAATTTCTG gTGGTAGAAGGTTAGGGAAGAAGAACTATGGTTCACCAAAAGTGGTCCGATCCATCTCTGTGAAGGATGTGATTGCTGTGGTGGAAAAAGAGCCTCAGGTGTCCAGATCGACGCTACTGTATCGCTTATACAATAGGATCTGCTCGGATGTTCCAACCCAAGATATGACATAG
- the LOC108861126 gene encoding transcription initiation factor TFIID subunit 4 isoform X2 produces the protein MKAQQQSVLANQDRELNPEDVSLSHHNQPQELLQPNPLCENHNMSVQRTHGVEQPVGSVNLGPTHLQVCELIRILIPQVDKDRGNQLPSLYYKFKSKEITKYRFLRKVRNIVGDRMTLWAVRKLQQQGDKGVKLPDGPNHYRESFTSADQSLIQSLTEDVSAKKSDTPGVHVNQLPSASLGILSSSATVHEFNNSERPTSLPLYSVPCQGPVTKDQSMSNEQTVAHVKQKLTGQSFDQVRKPCSLVRKDVSNVPMELSNNNPRRSNDDLVKQSSEMILSASTTHANFASASLKTQLDSSTMVNFSAPTATIPPGTIVRTIQGQKKTLEAQGSSLPPLSKRQKLYETSLAGSDKKLNDVTELSGINLMEEERELLSSLPKKNSRVFKSSRRVAHEEEGRTILQKGPLQRKLAEIMAKSGIKHIKNDVERCLSLCVEERMRELLCNIIRMSKQRTDPEKCRDRICITSDIRKQINEMNQKEKEEQERKHGGEQKLKNDTAKEDKRSEQVKANKEQAEKRAKAANDAALASVGGDNAFLKWKLMAEARQKPSSVLERNSKKISGGRRLGKKNYGSPKVVRSISVKDVIAVVEKEPQVSRSTLLYRLYNRICSDVPTQDMT, from the exons ATGAAAGCGCAACAACAATCTGTTTTAGCTAATCAAGACCGAGAATTAAATCCAGAAGATGTATCTCTTTCACACCACAACCAACCTCAGGAACTTCTTCAACCAAATCCACTCTGTGAGAATCATAATATGAGTGTTCAACGCACTCATGGGGTGGAACAGCCTGTTGGCTCTGTAAATCTTGGCCCCACGCACCTACAAGTCTGTGAATTGATTCGTATATTGATACCCCAAGTTGACAAAGATAGAGGGAATCAGCTCCCTAGCCTCTATTATAAATTCAAG AGtaaagaaattacaaaatacaGGTTCTTACGAAAAGTGAGGAATATTGTGGGTGATAGAATGACCTTATGGGCAGTTAGGAAACTGCAACAACAG GGAGATAAGGGAGTCAAATTACCTGATGGCCCAAACCATTACAGAGAGTCCTTTACTTCTGCTG ACCAATCCCTGATACAGTCTTTAACTGAAGACGTCAGTGCTAAAAAATCTGACACTCCTGGAGTTCATGTTAATCAACTTCCTTCAGCAAGTTTGGGCATCTTAAGCAGTTCAGCTACTGTGCACGAGTTCAACAATTCTGAGAGACCAACTTCCTTGCCTCTTTACTCTGTTCCTTGCCAAGGACCAGTCACCAAGGATCAGTCAATGAGCAATGAACAGACAGTGGCCCACGTGAAGCAGAAATTGACTGGTCAAAGCTTTGATCAGGTACGGAAGCCTTGTTCTTTGGTGCGGAAAGACGTGTCTAATGTTCCAATGGAACTGAGCAATAATAACCCAAGGAGGTCAAATGATGACTTAGTGAAGCAGTCTTCTGAAATGATTTTATCAGCATCCACCACCCATGCAAACTTTGCCTCTGCTTCATTGAAAACACAGCTGGACTCTAGCACAATG GTTAATTTCTCTGCTCCAACTGCGACCATTCCCCCAGGAACTATAGTAAGAACGATACAAGGTCAGAAAAAAACTCTGGAGGCACAAGGTTCTTCGCTACCACCATTGAG TAAGAGGCAAAAACTATATGAAACTTCTTTAGCTGGAAGTGATAAAAAGTTAAATGATGTTACGGAACTCAGTGGCATCAATCTTATG GAAGAGGAGAGAGAACTATTATCTTCTCTACCTAAAAAGAACAGTCGTGTTTTCAAATCATCTCGAAGAGTTGCTCATGAAGAGGAAGGAAGAACGATTTTGCAGAAAGGTCCACTACAGAGGAAGCTGGCAGAAATTA TGGCAAAAAGTGGTATAAAGCATATCAAGAATGATGTTGAGCGGTGCTTGTCTCTG TGTGTGGAGGAAAGGATGCGTGAACTCTTGTGCAATATAATCCGGATGTCAAAGCAG CGGACTGATCCCGAGAAGTGTAGAGATCGGATTTGTATCACATCTGATATCAGGAAACAAATCAACGAAATGAATCAGAAGGAAAAAGAGGAACAGGAAAGGAAACATGGTGGAGAACAAAAGCTTAAG AATGATACTGCAAAAGAAGATAAACGTTCAGAGCAAGTGAAG GCAAATAAGGAGCAAGCCGAGAAGAGAGCTAAGGCTGCAAATGATGCTGCCCTTGCATCCGTTGGAGGAGATAATGCGTTTCTAAAATGGAAACTTATGGCAGAAGCACGTCAGAAACCTTCTTCAGTGCTAGAAAGAAACTCCAAAAAAATTTCTG gTGGTAGAAGGTTAGGGAAGAAGAACTATGGTTCACCAAAAGTGGTCCGATCCATCTCTGTGAAGGATGTGATTGCTGTGGTGGAAAAAGAGCCTCAGGTGTCCAGATCGACGCTACTGTATCGCTTATACAATAGGATCTGCTCGGATGTTCCAACCCAAGATATGACATAG
- the LOC108861128 gene encoding uncharacterized protein LOC108861128: MGRMMLCFLVSLYLCLIGHMTGEAAREGAFMRGEAGSNEIRKSNRHVTGFKGQLTAGGYGGGGPGYGGYGPGGGGGVVIGGGGGFGSGGGLGWDGGNRGGGPGYGSGGIGGGVIIGGGGGCGGSCVGGGCGSSCGGGGGRYGHDGVSMKESGKN; this comes from the coding sequence ATGGGCAGAATGATGTTGTGTTTTCTTGTTTCCTTGTATTTATGCCTCATTGGCCATATGACTGGTGAGGCTGCAAGAGAAGGGGCGTTCATGAGAGGTGAAGCAGGATCCAATGAGATAAGAAAGAGTAACCGACACGTAACCGGATTTAAGGGTCAACTCACTGCTGGTGGCTATGGCGGAGGTGGCCCGGGATATGGTGGATACGGGccaggtggtggtggtggtgttgtGATCGGTGGTGGAGGTGGGTTTGGGTCCGGTGGTGGTTTGGGTTGGGATGGAGGCAACAGAGGCGGTGGACCAGGATATGGGTCAGGTGGTATTGGTGGTGGAGTCATCATTGGCGGTGGTGGTGGGTGTGGCGGTTCATGTGTTGGTGGTGGGTGTGGCAGTTCatgcggtggtggtggtggaagatATGGACATGATGGAGTTAGCATGAAGGAATCAGGCAAAAACTAG